The nucleotide window AAAGAACGCCATCTGAGCCGAGTGAGTTTTCAGGACGCTGAGCACCGCGCTTGGAGTTGCCGAGAAGTGCAGGACAAAGACTAGGAGATGTACTGAGAAGACGAACAGGAAGAGCGCGAGGAAAGATGCGAGAAACTTGGCGAGGAGTATTTTAACCCTCGAAACCGGGAGAGCATAGACCGAGAGGGCAACGCCCTCGTCTCTTTCGAGCCTTACCGACAGGGTTATTATGAAGGGCACGAGTATCGCGAGGAGCAGGTAAACGTCGCCGGTGAACGCTTCTCTGAAAATGGGGCCGAGCTCCTCGACTCCATGCGGCCCGCCGTAGGAGCCGGCGCTCCATGTCATGTAGTGCCTCTTCATCACCGTCCCAACGAGAACCGCTCCGGCCGAGGCCAGGACCAAGTTTAGGGGGGAGCGGAGCTCCCAGCGGAGGACTTCCTTCACCGCCTCCACCTCCAGAGGACGAGCACGCCAAGAACGATAGCTATACCAACGACGGCTACGATGGCGGTTCTGGACGGCCCCTCGTCGGGGAGCTCTGCTGGCTTAGTGAAGTCTATGTTGGTCTCGGCCAGGACGAGGCCGAAGGGCGGCATCTTGTTGCTTTCCTTGATCTCCTCCTCGTGCTCCTCGGCAAACTCGGTGTCCTGAATCATGGCACTTCTCACGCCGAGGGCCTTCCACAGCGGGCTGAAGGGCGTGAAGAAGGCTATAGCCAGACCACTTGAGCCGTCGTAGAGGATAACGTCCTTTCCCATAGTCCGATTGTCGAGGCTCACCATGTTCGTGTGGGCCATGTAAACCGGGGCGTTGAAGTCGCCGTAGTAGGTCATCGCGGTCGAGTTTATCATCTTGACCGTCTCGATTTTCAGCCCGGGCAGTATCTCAAGCCCTGTCACGTTGGCAGGGTTCTCGGCCCAGAGGAAGTTCCCGCCAGCGGGGGTGCCGTTCACGTAGAGTTTTCCCGTGATCAGGTCGATTTCAACGACCCCAGCCCTGCCGAAGTTCTCCGGTACGTAGGACTTGTTCAACAGCCTGCCCTCACCTTCCATAATCGTCAGGCCAAAGGAGCGCTGCGCCGTCCGTTCATAGTAGCTCTCCTCGCACACGGTGACGTTGCCGCCAGTGATCGGCACCTCCAGGCAATCTCCGCCAGTGAAGTTGAAGCGCTCCTGGTACTTCCGGAGAAGGGCCCTCGCTTCTTCCAGGCTGAGGGTGGAGTAGGCCTCCCGGGTGCAGTTGAACCCGAGGAGCAGGAGCGATAGCCGGGCCTTATCGTCCGAAACGTTGAGGACGCGCCACGTGAACTCCACCCTGGGACAGTAATAGGTCACGTTCCCAGTGGAGGTGTTCAGGTCGATTGACAGCCAGCCCCTGGCGACGTACTTCGCGTAAATCCCTTCCTTGAACCAGTAGGGTGTTGCCGAGGTCAGCGGTGCCATCAAGAAGAGGACTATCACCAACACTGCCAGACGCCTCATAGAATCGCCTCCTCGGACGCGAGAGGGGTCCAATCGGATTCTATTCTCCATCGCCCCCCCCAACGGGGTTTTGCACTTAATGTTACATCGGTGTGGCTTATTAAGCTTTCGGTGTCCTGAAGTTTTCCACGATCAACCTTGAAAAACAAGGACAAACATATAAACGCATGAATAATCAAAAGCACGAAGAAAAGTAAAAAGCCGTCAGAAGTTGAAGTTTATATCCTTCATCAGCTGGTCGTAGAACTCTTCCCTGTATATGTCCGGGTAGCGCATTATGTAGTCGTACTGCTTCTTCAGGATGTTGTAGTGGTTGCGCTCCATGTCCGCAAGTATCTCGAGGACGAGGCGCGTGTTCTCGGTGGCGGCGTAGCCGGCCAGCTCGCGGTAGAGCTTCTCGCTGACCAGCTCGGCCTGCATGGAAACCTCGTAGACCTCATCGACGGTGAAATCCGGCTTCTGAACTAGCTCAGCCAGCTTCTCGGCTATGACCCTGAACTCACCCATGACGTCGATATCTATCTTCTTGGGCTCCGTCCTGGCCCCTTCAAACTTCTCGGCCATCTTCTCGATTATCTCCCTGTGCTTGTCCTCCTCCTTTGCGAGGAAGAGGAGCTCGTCGCGTATTATGTCACTGGCCGAGAGGGCGGCAAGCTTTTCATAGGCTTCCCTGGCCCTTATCTCCGCGTTTATGGCAATTTCAAAAACCTCTTTGTCCGTTATCTCCATCTGGGGTTCACCAATATAACCTTTGCACAGTGACATATTAACGTTTCGCAGGACATCGGTTTACAAACCTAACACACAGGGGAGGGAACAAGCTTAAAAACCTCCGCGGAAAGCTCCAACCATGCTCTACGTTGAGATACTCGGAAACCTGCCTGGAATGGCAAGGGACGAGGTAAAGGCGATGCTGGAACCCGCCGGAGGAGAGATAGCCGGCCAGGACTACCTCTTCCTCAAGGTGAACGCCGACGAGCGGGTCTTCCCGTTCCTTGACCGGCTTGGATTAGCTCACGAGTACGGCGAGCTTATTGTTGAAGCCGAATCAGTGGAGGAACTCCTGGAGAAGGCGAAAGAAGTCGAGTGGCCGATTAAAGGAACCTTCAAGGTAGACACCGAGACGATGGCCAACTGCAGGCATAATGTTTTAGACCTCCCGAGGAAGCTCGGCGCGGTTATACACGCCCAGGGCTTCCGCGTGAACCTCTCAAGGCCGGACACCCTGGTCAGGGTCTACTGCGGCGAGAGACTCTACGCCGGGATACGGCTTAGGTTCTTCGACCCCAAGGACTTCGAGGGCAGAAAGGCCCACCACAGGCCGTTTTTCAGGCCGATTTCCCTCCACCCGAGGGTTTCAAGGGCTCTTGTGAACCTGACCGGGGCAAGGAAAGAACTCCTCGACCCCATGATGGGCGCCGGTGGCATTCTGATTGAGGCAGGCCTTCTCGGCCTGAAGGTCTACGGGGTGGATATAAGGCCGGAGATGGTTGAGGGAACTGAAATGAACCTGCTGCACTACGGAATAAGGAACTACGAGCTGAAGCTCGGCGATGCAACTAAACTAGAGGAGCTGTTTGATAAAAAGTTCAAGGCGGTAGCGACGGACCCGCCCTACGGAACCTCAGCAACGCTCGCGGGAAGAAAGAGGGACGAGCTGTACAGGAAGGTGCTGGAGAGCATCTATGGTGTTCTTGATAAGGGCGGCAGGCTGGCGATAGCCTTTCCGGCGAGCTTTGACGGGAAAAAGGAGGCAGAAAAGGTCGGGTTCAGGCTCGTAGGGAGGTACTACCAGC belongs to Thermococcus camini and includes:
- a CDS encoding ABC transporter permease; this translates as MKEVLRWELRSPLNLVLASAGAVLVGTVMKRHYMTWSAGSYGGPHGVEELGPIFREAFTGDVYLLLAILVPFIITLSVRLERDEGVALSVYALPVSRVKILLAKFLASFLALFLFVFSVHLLVFVLHFSATPSAVLSVLKTHSAQMAFFYLSALLFMTSVAALIAIASPNTYVSIFGGFIVLYLPEFLGTNWYGPVPWGNFLTSSYSATISIRMDPLFSWAFVKITLLPALVFLLLYLLIGNWRDVR
- a CDS encoding ferritin-like domain-containing protein; translated protein: MEITDKEVFEIAINAEIRAREAYEKLAALSASDIIRDELLFLAKEEDKHREIIEKMAEKFEGARTEPKKIDIDVMGEFRVIAEKLAELVQKPDFTVDEVYEVSMQAELVSEKLYRELAGYAATENTRLVLEILADMERNHYNILKKQYDYIMRYPDIYREEFYDQLMKDINFNF
- a CDS encoding TIGR01177 family methyltransferase, with the protein product MLYVEILGNLPGMARDEVKAMLEPAGGEIAGQDYLFLKVNADERVFPFLDRLGLAHEYGELIVEAESVEELLEKAKEVEWPIKGTFKVDTETMANCRHNVLDLPRKLGAVIHAQGFRVNLSRPDTLVRVYCGERLYAGIRLRFFDPKDFEGRKAHHRPFFRPISLHPRVSRALVNLTGARKELLDPMMGAGGILIEAGLLGLKVYGVDIRPEMVEGTEMNLLHYGIRNYELKLGDATKLEELFDKKFKAVATDPPYGTSATLAGRKRDELYRKVLESIYGVLDKGGRLAIAFPASFDGKKEAEKVGFRLVGRYYQRVHKSLDRYFYVFEK